From the genome of Anaplasma ovis str. Haibei, one region includes:
- the hisS gene encoding histidine--tRNA ligase — MSVGKLQPVRGTRDLLPEECYKFWYIRDIAHDVGERYGFVPVETPIFEFQDVFLKTLGDSSDIIGKEMYSFPDRGGDMLVLRPELTAAVARMLICERFALPARLFSFGPVFRYERPQKCRQRQFHQINYEHFGAGYTADAELMALAYDILGALGLRSSVCLEINSLGGQDSILKYRNGLLKYFEKHEHALSEDSRRRLQTNPLRILDSKDRGDAAILCGAPVIEDFYDDESKMMFDGVMRQLENLGIPYTVNPKLVRGLDYYCGVVFEFKTTHLGSQDAVIAGGRYDKLVASMGGGDVPAVGFAGGVERLASLVAYNHNTRFSVAFLPLGEEAVKYAIRFAHELRGRGIRVLCDGAVKKLKTSLKNADRSGADLALILGDEEIAKGEVLCRHMATGLQETVSMGKLGNYVSGMESSAQGSNRAALSSAGE; from the coding sequence ATGAGTGTGGGTAAATTGCAGCCTGTAAGGGGCACTAGGGATCTTTTGCCGGAGGAATGCTATAAGTTTTGGTATATACGTGATATTGCCCACGATGTTGGGGAGAGATACGGATTCGTGCCGGTAGAAACGCCCATTTTTGAGTTTCAGGATGTGTTTCTCAAAACTTTGGGGGATTCTTCAGACATAATTGGGAAAGAGATGTATTCCTTTCCCGATCGGGGTGGTGACATGCTTGTTCTAAGGCCCGAACTCACCGCTGCAGTAGCCAGAATGTTAATATGTGAGCGGTTTGCCCTTCCGGCACGGCTTTTCTCTTTTGGTCCAGTATTCCGCTACGAAAGGCCGCAAAAATGTCGACAAAGGCAGTTTCACCAGATCAATTATGAGCACTTTGGTGCCGGATACACCGCAGATGCGGAACTAATGGCGCTAGCATATGATATCCTAGGTGCACTAGGCCTTCGTAGTAGCGTATGTCTGGAAATAAACTCCTTGGGCGGCCAGGACAGCATTTTAAAATACAGGAACGGCCTGCTAAAGTATTTTGAGAAGCACGAACATGCGCTATCTGAGGATAGCCGCAGAAGATTGCAAACAAATCCCTTGCGTATTCTCGATTCTAAAGATCGAGGCGATGCGGCCATACTTTGTGGTGCTCCAGTCATCGAAGACTTTTACGATGATGAATCCAAAATGATGTTTGATGGCGTTATGCGGCAATTAGAAAACCTTGGCATTCCATATACTGTAAATCCCAAGCTTGTTAGAGGGCTTGACTATTATTGCGGAGTGGTATTCGAATTTAAAACTACTCACCTAGGCTCGCAAGATGCAGTAATTGCCGGTGGTAGGTACGACAAACTCGTTGCCTCAATGGGTGGTGGTGATGTACCAGCAGTTGGCTTTGCCGGAGGCGTAGAAAGGTTGGCGTCTTTGGTGGCCTACAACCATAATACGAGGTTTTCAGTTGCTTTTTTGCCCCTCGGGGAGGAAGCAGTGAAGTATGCGATACGCTTTGCGCATGAACTTCGGGGTAGGGGTATAAGAGTTCTATGTGACGGCGCGGTTAAGAAGCTCAAAACCAGCCTCAAGAATGCTGACAGATCTGGTGCTGATCTGGCGTTGATACTGGGAGACGAAGAGATTGCTAAAGGTGAAGTGCTATGCAGGCATATGGCTACGGGGCTGCAGGAGACGGTAAGCATGGGCAAACTTGGGAACTACGTATCGGGCATGGAGAGCAGCGCCCAAGGTAGCAACCGGGCGGCCCTCAGCAGTGCAGGAGAGTAG
- a CDS encoding phosphatidate cytidylyltransferase: MKIIEFFKEAGNCVLQLQRKVARYKLPVIDDSLLLRILTSVLGASAFLGSMYIGGCLFYLVCFSLSMVSAFEWHQMTGGHRHLYIPAIFVVALPYASAVYLYTLPHGTIILLWMILSVWSTDTGAYFVGKSLGKRKILPAVSPNKTWMGLLGGIAFSAVVTLLMSVMFGIFFVPHALFIGAVVAAVAQCGDFVESGIKRLCKVKDSGFIVPGHGGILDRVDGFMFTAPMVAYYIQRVSKFFADV; the protein is encoded by the coding sequence ATGAAGATTATAGAGTTTTTCAAAGAAGCCGGTAACTGTGTGTTGCAACTGCAAAGAAAAGTGGCGCGCTACAAGCTGCCAGTCATCGATGATAGTTTGCTACTGCGGATATTGACATCAGTTTTAGGGGCGAGTGCGTTTTTGGGTAGTATGTACATTGGTGGGTGTTTATTTTACCTTGTGTGTTTCTCCCTTTCGATGGTATCCGCGTTTGAGTGGCATCAAATGACGGGTGGGCACAGACATCTTTATATCCCCGCAATTTTTGTGGTCGCATTGCCGTATGCCTCCGCTGTATACCTGTACACATTGCCCCATGGGACTATTATATTGTTGTGGATGATACTCAGTGTGTGGAGTACCGATACAGGCGCATATTTTGTTGGCAAAAGCCTAGGAAAGCGCAAGATACTGCCCGCTGTCAGCCCAAACAAAACGTGGATGGGCCTACTTGGGGGTATTGCGTTTAGTGCCGTAGTTACGCTGCTAATGTCGGTTATGTTCGGTATATTTTTTGTTCCACATGCTCTATTTATTGGTGCGGTAGTTGCGGCAGTTGCGCAATGTGGGGACTTTGTGGAATCCGGCATTAAGCGTCTTTGCAAGGTTAAGGATAGCGGGTTTATTGTGCCCGGGCATGGCGGCATACTAGATCGTGTTGACGGGTTCATGTTTACTGCCCCAATGGTTGCCTACTACATACAGCGTGTATCAAAATTTTTTGCTGATGTTTAG
- the purC gene encoding phosphoribosylaminoimidazolesuccinocarboxamide synthase, producing the protein MHTKREALYEGKAKIIFPGPDPGSAVQHFKDDITAFNSQKKDVIPGKGAVNNRISYLIMRHLESHGIKTHILGFLNDREQLVRKVDIIPIEVVVRNLAYGSFCKRFGIAPGKPISPPVVEFYYKNDALSDPMMAEDHVVSFGYATRGEVGHIKAESLRVNTILCKVMSEVGIVLVDFKLEFGKLQQADREIVLADEISPDTCRLHNALDDSVLDKDLYRLNLGDALSGYTEVLQRIESHIPA; encoded by the coding sequence ATGCACACCAAGCGCGAGGCGTTATACGAGGGCAAGGCTAAGATTATATTCCCAGGCCCGGATCCGGGCTCTGCGGTACAGCATTTTAAGGATGACATTACAGCTTTCAATTCACAAAAAAAGGATGTAATACCCGGCAAGGGAGCGGTTAACAATCGCATAAGCTATCTTATAATGCGACATCTGGAAAGCCATGGAATAAAAACCCACATACTTGGTTTCCTAAATGACAGGGAGCAGCTAGTCAGGAAGGTTGATATAATCCCGATAGAGGTAGTAGTGCGCAACCTGGCGTACGGTAGTTTTTGCAAGAGATTTGGCATAGCGCCAGGAAAGCCGATTTCCCCACCTGTGGTGGAGTTTTACTACAAAAATGACGCCTTGTCTGACCCTATGATGGCCGAAGACCATGTTGTAAGTTTTGGGTATGCAACCCGCGGCGAAGTTGGTCACATAAAGGCGGAGTCACTGCGCGTGAATACAATCCTTTGCAAAGTTATGAGTGAGGTTGGCATCGTACTTGTGGATTTCAAGTTGGAGTTCGGTAAACTGCAACAGGCAGATAGGGAAATTGTGCTCGCCGATGAGATTAGCCCGGATACATGCAGGCTTCATAACGCATTAGACGACTCAGTGTTGGATAAGGACCTATACCGACTCAATCTAGGCGACGCACTTAGTGGTTATACAGAAGTTCTACAAAGAATAGAGAGTCACATACCCGCGTAG
- the uppS gene encoding polyprenyl diphosphate synthase, whose translation MVHKLPKHVAVIMDGNGRWAESRGLPKMEAYTQGLLAAEKVVEACIGHSIKHLTLYAFSLENWFRSTDEVSDIMSLFSNYLSSPELRKLAHDYGASIRFVGDLKLLRVDLVEHMFDIQSVTRNNDALCLNVAVSYGARQDIIQAVNAALDSGVEFVDGETLSSFMWTKDLPDVDLLIRSGGEKRISNFLLWQLAYAELYFCDIMWPDFTAAHFSDALDSYLARHRKYGR comes from the coding sequence ATGGTGCACAAATTGCCTAAACACGTTGCCGTAATAATGGATGGGAACGGTAGATGGGCGGAAAGTCGGGGCCTACCAAAGATGGAAGCGTACACTCAGGGTCTACTGGCCGCTGAAAAGGTTGTAGAAGCCTGTATTGGTCATTCCATTAAACATCTTACTCTGTACGCCTTCTCCCTGGAAAATTGGTTTAGGAGTACTGATGAAGTCAGCGATATTATGAGCCTGTTTTCCAACTATCTATCCTCACCAGAGCTTCGCAAACTTGCTCATGATTATGGAGCAAGCATAAGGTTTGTGGGTGATTTGAAACTCCTGCGTGTGGATCTGGTTGAGCACATGTTTGATATTCAATCGGTGACGCGCAACAACGATGCCTTGTGCCTGAATGTTGCGGTTAGCTATGGCGCGAGACAAGACATAATACAGGCCGTGAACGCGGCGTTGGATTCAGGTGTTGAGTTTGTTGATGGAGAGACACTGAGCAGCTTTATGTGGACCAAGGATCTTCCAGATGTTGATTTACTGATAAGATCTGGAGGCGAAAAACGCATTAGCAACTTTTTGCTCTGGCAGCTCGCATATGCTGAGCTCTACTTCTGTGATATTATGTGGCCAGATTTTACTGCTGCGCATTTTTCTGATGCGCTGGATAGCTATCTGGCTAGGCACAGGAAATATGGCAGATAG
- the pyrH gene encoding UMP kinase produces MSVSDGAATGGVQYSRVLLKVSGEAFVGGERFGFDPEVVLRLSRDLKNVKESGVELCIVVGGGNIFRGSSTSDGFERTSNDYVGMLATVINALTLQNALEEMGVECRVLSAMPMTAVCETYIRRRAVRHLEKGRVVICAAGIGSPFFTTDTAAVLRGIEMRCDAIFKGTQVDGVYSSDPKKDGSAVRYDRISYHDLLSSNLKIMDAAAISLARENSVPIIVFDLGGDGAFFEAVQGKGLFTTISD; encoded by the coding sequence ATGTCGGTAAGTGATGGTGCTGCCACGGGGGGTGTGCAGTACTCCAGGGTTTTGCTTAAAGTATCGGGTGAGGCGTTCGTTGGTGGGGAAAGGTTTGGCTTTGATCCCGAAGTTGTGCTCAGGTTGTCTCGTGACCTCAAAAATGTGAAAGAATCCGGCGTAGAGCTTTGTATAGTTGTGGGTGGCGGGAACATATTTCGCGGTTCATCTACCTCAGACGGGTTTGAAAGAACTAGTAATGACTATGTCGGTATGCTGGCAACCGTGATCAACGCATTGACTCTGCAGAATGCTCTTGAGGAAATGGGCGTGGAATGTAGGGTGCTATCGGCTATGCCGATGACTGCTGTCTGTGAGACATACATAAGAAGACGTGCTGTGAGACACCTTGAGAAAGGAAGGGTGGTTATATGCGCTGCAGGTATAGGTAGCCCGTTTTTCACTACGGACACTGCAGCCGTGCTCCGTGGCATAGAAATGCGCTGTGACGCAATATTCAAGGGTACTCAAGTTGATGGTGTATACTCCTCCGATCCCAAGAAAGACGGTTCTGCGGTGCGGTACGACAGAATATCGTATCATGACCTTTTGTCGTCCAATTTGAAGATTATGGATGCAGCTGCAATATCGCTAGCAAGAGAAAATTCCGTGCCGATAATAGTGTTTGATCTAGGTGGGGATGGGGCATTTTTTGAGGCTGTGCAGGGTAAAGGGCTGTTCACTACTATATCTGACTAG
- a CDS encoding DsbA family protein, translating to MARIFCLLSLVVLVASFPLISKFVSGVKRQDREEIEAIIEEYIYKNPNKVIAALSKGQAAMNAAEMRKKVAENRAALDDVSYPSFGNRESKVLLVEFFDFSCGYCKSMLSHIKQLLEDGKARIVFRDLPALGEASTLAARAALAVHFINPEKYIDFYYAALGHDKRFTDDGVVEIAESIGVKREDLKKSLEQNDSKINAMIDATKDLAERLNIGGTPSVVIGDTVLVGVSDLQTLRDLIQGATQGSKGSRG from the coding sequence GTGGCTAGGATTTTTTGTTTGTTGAGTCTTGTAGTATTGGTGGCAAGCTTTCCGTTGATTAGCAAGTTTGTCTCCGGAGTGAAGAGGCAAGACAGGGAAGAGATCGAGGCCATAATCGAAGAGTATATATACAAAAATCCGAACAAAGTTATAGCTGCGCTTAGTAAGGGACAGGCGGCTATGAATGCGGCCGAGATGCGGAAGAAGGTTGCGGAAAATAGGGCAGCGCTGGATGATGTATCTTACCCCTCGTTCGGAAATAGGGAAAGCAAGGTGTTGCTGGTGGAGTTTTTTGATTTCTCTTGCGGGTATTGCAAGTCTATGCTCTCACACATAAAACAGCTACTTGAAGACGGAAAAGCTCGCATAGTGTTCAGGGACCTTCCAGCACTTGGAGAAGCCTCCACGTTGGCGGCGCGCGCGGCGCTTGCTGTGCATTTCATAAACCCGGAAAAATATATAGATTTTTACTATGCTGCTCTTGGCCACGACAAAAGGTTCACAGATGATGGAGTTGTGGAGATCGCTGAGTCTATAGGCGTGAAAAGGGAAGACCTCAAAAAGTCTCTAGAACAGAATGACAGTAAAATCAATGCCATGATTGACGCCACTAAGGACTTAGCCGAACGGTTGAACATTGGGGGCACCCCCTCTGTGGTGATTGGGGATACGGTGTTGGTCGGGGTAAGTGACTTACAGACATTGCGTGATTTAATACAAGGCGCCACGCAGGGTAGTAAGGGCAGCAGGGGATAA
- the frr gene encoding ribosome recycling factor has product MTDAIKECARERMEKTFSMFLSDISGIRTGRVSASLLDGVFLTYYGNKVRLNTVASISVSGRTLLISLWDASILGDVKAAIDASNLGFSMTCEATTIRLVVPELTNDVRKSLVKMLSKLTEEGRVSVRNIRRDTIDKLKSMQDNKEISEDDFHSVSAEIQKVTDTFIKKIGDAFSVKESEILS; this is encoded by the coding sequence ATGACGGATGCTATCAAGGAATGCGCTAGGGAAAGGATGGAGAAAACCTTTTCGATGTTTCTGAGCGACATATCAGGTATCAGAACAGGGCGGGTAAGTGCTTCGTTGTTGGACGGAGTATTCCTCACTTATTACGGTAACAAGGTGCGGCTTAACACGGTGGCAAGTATATCCGTTTCCGGTAGAACTTTGCTGATTTCATTGTGGGATGCCAGCATACTTGGCGATGTAAAGGCGGCCATTGATGCGTCTAATCTCGGTTTTAGTATGACGTGTGAGGCAACTACCATAAGGCTTGTGGTGCCTGAGCTTACGAATGATGTGAGAAAAAGTTTGGTGAAAATGCTCAGTAAGCTTACCGAAGAGGGGAGGGTTTCTGTGCGCAATATCAGGAGAGATACAATAGATAAGCTAAAGTCTATGCAGGACAATAAAGAGATCTCAGAGGATGACTTCCACTCCGTAAGTGCGGAGATACAGAAAGTCACAGATACGTTCATCAAGAAGATAGGTGATGCCTTTTCCGTTAAGGAAAGCGAAATTTTGAGCTAA